Proteins encoded within one genomic window of bacterium:
- the clpP gene encoding ATP-dependent Clp endopeptidase proteolytic subunit ClpP, with protein sequence MNLIPMVIEQSGRGERAYDIYSRLLKDRIIFMGTAIDDHVSNLIIAQLLYLEAEGPDKDIHLYINSPGGSVSAGLAIYDTLRYIKPEIETICIGQAASMGALILSAGTKGKRFTLPHSRIMIHQPMGGFSGQASDIDIHAREILKLKNELNLILADSTGQDLERIQNDTDRDFFMSGTEAVEYGIVDQVIDRRPASEVD encoded by the coding sequence ATGAACCTGATCCCCATGGTCATCGAACAATCCGGTCGCGGCGAACGCGCCTACGACATCTATTCCCGTCTCCTCAAGGACCGGATCATCTTCATGGGAACGGCCATTGACGACCACGTGTCGAACCTTATCATCGCCCAGCTTCTCTACCTGGAGGCGGAAGGGCCGGACAAGGACATTCACCTGTACATCAACAGCCCCGGAGGATCTGTATCGGCCGGTCTTGCGATATACGACACCCTGCGTTACATTAAACCGGAAATCGAAACGATCTGCATCGGGCAGGCGGCCAGCATGGGGGCCCTGATCCTTTCGGCGGGGACAAAAGGCAAACGGTTTACCCTCCCCCACTCGAGGATCATGATACACCAGCCGATGGGCGGATTCTCGGGACAGGCGTCGGACATCGATATCCACGCCAGGGAGATCCTGAAGCTCAAGAACGAACTGAACCTCATCCTGGCCGACAGCACGGGCCAGGACCTTGAGCGGATCCAAAACGACACAGACAGGGATTTTTTCATGTCAGGCACCGAGGCCGTCGAGTACGGTATCGTGGATCAGGTGATCGATCGAAGGCCTGCATCCGAGGTTGACTGA